One stretch of Chryseobacterium sp. LJ668 DNA includes these proteins:
- the secD gene encoding protein translocase subunit SecD produces MQGKGLITIVAIVLGLICLNELLPTWYAGKIEKQASAIAGDNPEKYQKEIARLSKDTLNLGFTELYYTKAKDKEMKLGLDLKGGINVLLEINQRDLVNDLTNYSTNPVLIEALNKTDEAQKNSTKSYIDNFFVQFDAVNKAKGANLKLADPEIFGNTNLSEIKFNTTDEQVQSIIKKRIDLSVGTAFEVIRTRIDKMGAVQPNVQRVPGTARISVEMPGMKDIDKVKKMLQTSAKLQFWEVQQYPEVAPYFQTVTTSILSKGDSIGVAKNTDFNRLMQGGKSGNPSAVGSVKLSDTAKVNKILNSKIAKSLRPGNLKYTQFMWGYKPESSDPNSLVLYAVRGNVNQKAPVDGAVESANITYDELGRIEVSMQMDSKGAKDWKTLTEKNLQKPVAVTLDDRVYSAPNVQSVIPNGSTRISGNYSQEEAKELVDVLGAGKLPAGAKVVQATQVGPSLGQESIDAGMLSFGIAFLLIIAYIIFYYGGAGVYAVIAMIINLFYIFGIMDSAEATLTLPGIAGIVLTMAMAVDTNVIIYERTKEELFAGKSILEAYKDGFKHALSAIIDGHLTTLLTAGVLFLFGTGPIKGFALTLGIGILMTFFTSVLLSRVMIFSRLHKGKSLSVWTAPTKNLFRNTWIDFIGKRKYAYIVSAVLTVICLFSIFTNGFKYGIDFTGGRNYIVRFDKDVNAENIEQNLIKIFKTEDGKNSSVEAKTFGSENQLKISTDYLIDDESLKADQTVEQKLYDGLKSSLPANTTLQDFKAADKGETGIVSSEKVGPTVADDIQTHGILAVVAALAGIFIYILVRFRKWQFSLGAVAALFHDAIIILGAYSLLHNIMPFNMEINQDFVAAILTVLGYSINDTVIIFDRIREYLREKKALTLAGLFDDSISSTLGRTFNTSFTTILVILAIFIFGGDNLRGFMFAMLIGIGFGTYSSIFIASAIAYDFLKTGKEDHVEGRTSTNKEVIASK; encoded by the coding sequence ATGCAAGGAAAAGGACTTATTACAATTGTTGCTATTGTACTAGGGTTAATTTGCTTAAATGAGCTATTACCAACATGGTACGCCGGCAAGATTGAAAAGCAGGCATCTGCTATTGCAGGAGATAATCCGGAAAAGTATCAGAAAGAAATCGCAAGACTTTCTAAGGATACACTTAATCTAGGTTTCACAGAACTTTATTACACTAAAGCGAAAGACAAAGAAATGAAGCTTGGTCTTGACCTTAAAGGTGGGATCAATGTTCTTTTGGAGATCAATCAGAGAGATCTTGTGAATGATTTAACCAATTATTCAACAAATCCTGTACTGATTGAAGCTTTAAACAAAACAGATGAGGCTCAGAAGAACTCTACAAAATCTTACATCGATAACTTTTTTGTACAGTTTGATGCTGTAAACAAAGCAAAAGGTGCAAATCTAAAACTTGCAGATCCCGAAATTTTTGGTAATACGAATCTTTCTGAGATCAAATTCAACACCACAGATGAGCAGGTTCAGAGTATCATCAAAAAAAGAATAGACCTTTCTGTAGGTACTGCTTTTGAGGTAATCAGAACCAGAATTGATAAAATGGGAGCTGTTCAGCCAAATGTTCAGAGAGTTCCGGGTACGGCAAGAATTTCTGTTGAAATGCCAGGAATGAAAGACATTGACAAGGTGAAAAAAATGCTTCAGACTTCTGCAAAACTTCAGTTTTGGGAAGTACAGCAGTATCCCGAAGTTGCTCCTTATTTTCAGACTGTTACAACGTCAATCTTATCAAAAGGAGATTCGATCGGAGTAGCTAAAAATACCGATTTCAACAGACTTATGCAAGGTGGTAAATCTGGAAACCCAAGCGCAGTAGGAAGTGTTAAATTATCTGACACTGCGAAAGTTAATAAAATTTTAAACAGTAAAATTGCTAAGTCATTACGTCCTGGAAACCTAAAGTATACTCAATTTATGTGGGGATACAAGCCGGAATCTTCTGACCCAAACAGCTTGGTATTATATGCAGTAAGAGGTAATGTCAATCAGAAAGCTCCTGTTGACGGTGCCGTTGAAAGTGCAAATATTACTTATGATGAATTAGGAAGAATTGAAGTCAGCATGCAGATGGATTCTAAAGGTGCTAAAGATTGGAAAACTCTTACAGAGAAAAATCTTCAGAAACCGGTTGCAGTAACACTTGACGATAGAGTTTATAGTGCTCCTAATGTTCAAAGTGTCATTCCTAACGGAAGTACAAGAATTTCAGGAAACTATTCTCAGGAAGAAGCTAAAGAATTGGTGGACGTTTTAGGAGCCGGTAAGTTACCGGCAGGTGCAAAAGTAGTTCAGGCAACTCAGGTTGGGCCTTCATTGGGTCAGGAATCTATTGATGCAGGGATGCTTTCATTCGGTATTGCATTCTTACTTATTATTGCATACATTATTTTCTATTACGGTGGAGCAGGGGTGTACGCAGTAATTGCGATGATCATTAACTTATTCTACATTTTCGGAATTATGGATTCCGCGGAGGCTACACTTACACTTCCGGGTATTGCAGGTATTGTTCTTACGATGGCGATGGCGGTAGATACCAACGTAATCATTTACGAAAGAACAAAAGAAGAATTATTCGCAGGGAAAAGCATCCTTGAAGCATATAAAGATGGTTTCAAACACGCATTAAGTGCGATTATTGATGGTCACTTAACGACGTTATTGACAGCAGGAGTGTTATTCTTATTCGGAACAGGACCTATCAAAGGATTTGCCTTGACGTTAGGAATTGGTATCTTGATGACATTCTTTACATCTGTACTCCTTTCAAGAGTAATGATTTTCAGCAGACTACACAAAGGAAAATCTCTTTCTGTCTGGACGGCTCCTACAAAAAATCTATTCAGAAATACATGGATCGATTTTATTGGAAAAAGAAAATATGCTTACATCGTATCTGCAGTATTAACTGTAATCTGCCTGTTCTCTATTTTTACGAACGGATTTAAATATGGTATCGATTTTACAGGCGGTAGAAACTATATAGTAAGATTTGATAAAGATGTAAATGCTGAAAATATCGAACAGAATTTAATTAAAATATTCAAAACTGAAGACGGTAAAAATTCTTCTGTTGAAGCTAAAACTTTCGGTAGTGAGAATCAGCTGAAGATTTCTACAGATTATTTGATCGATGATGAATCTTTAAAAGCCGATCAGACTGTTGAGCAAAAATTATATGACGGTCTGAAATCTAGTTTACCAGCAAATACAACTTTACAAGATTTCAAAGCTGCAGATAAAGGTGAGACAGGAATTGTGTCTTCTGAAAAAGTAGGACCAACTGTAGCTGATGATATCCAAACGCATGGTATTCTTGCAGTAGTTGCTGCTTTAGCCGGGATCTTTATTTATATTTTGGTGAGATTCAGAAAATGGCAATTCTCTTTAGGTGCTGTAGCAGCGTTATTCCATGATGCGATTATTATTTTGGGAGCATATTCACTGCTTCACAACATTATGCCATTCAATATGGAGATCAATCAGGATTTTGTTGCGGCTATTCTGACGGTGTTAGGATATTCTATTAATGATACTGTGATTATTTTCGACAGAATTAGAGAATATTTGAGAGAAAAGAAAGCACTTACATTAGCAGGTCTGTTTGATGATTCAATCTCGAGTACATTAGGTAGAACGTTTAACACATCATTTACAACCATTCTTGTTATCCTTGCCATCTTCATCTTTGGAGGAGATAACTTGAGAGGATTTATGTTTGCTATGTTGATCGGTATTGGTTTCGGTACTTATTCATCCATATTCATTGCTTCAGCAATTGCATACGACTTCCTTAAAACCGGAAAAGAAGATCATGTAGAAGGTAGAACATCAACAAATAAAGAAGTTATTGCTTCAAAATAG
- a CDS encoding PQQ-dependent sugar dehydrogenase: MKRLLLSAVLLSAMNFSAQNFALQEYASGFTSPVEITHANDSRLFVVQQNGIIKIIQSNGAVNSADFLNISSKVNFGGERGLLGLAFHPQYATNGYFFVYYNNTAGNIVVARYTRSSTNPDLADATTEKILLNIPKPFDNHNGGSIHFAPDGNLWIVTGDGGSGGDPNNNGQNKNSLLGKMLRIDVNATGAYNIPAGNPFVGVDGADEVWSYGLRNAWKFSFDLTTGNAMIADVGQGVIEEINKMPITTAGINYGWRCYEGNNTYNTSGCAASGTMTFPIAVYDHSGGKCSITGGYVYRGTLSPGLQGKYFFADYCSEQIGILDSSNAITWSTAFSGNNFSTFGEDVQKELYVAAVNNGKIYKITTSTLGTQENQLTEVRIYPNPASERVFIEGLRYTDATIGLISTEGKIVLDAIKLDSENSLDITSIPAGVYYLNIKSGDLKAYSQKLIIK; encoded by the coding sequence ATGAAAAGATTATTACTTTCAGCAGTTCTGTTATCTGCAATGAATTTCAGTGCTCAGAATTTTGCGTTGCAGGAATATGCATCGGGATTTACAAGCCCGGTAGAGATTACGCATGCAAACGACAGCAGGTTATTCGTCGTTCAGCAGAACGGAATTATAAAAATCATTCAATCTAATGGAGCCGTTAATTCTGCAGATTTTTTGAATATCAGCTCAAAAGTTAATTTTGGTGGTGAAAGAGGTCTTCTTGGTCTGGCTTTTCATCCCCAATACGCAACCAATGGCTATTTTTTCGTCTACTATAATAACACCGCGGGAAATATTGTCGTTGCAAGATACACGAGAAGCTCTACCAATCCTGATCTTGCAGATGCTACCACAGAAAAGATTTTGCTTAATATTCCCAAACCATTTGACAATCACAACGGTGGAAGTATTCATTTTGCACCTGACGGAAATCTATGGATCGTAACCGGAGATGGAGGAAGCGGTGGCGATCCCAATAATAACGGGCAAAATAAGAATTCGCTGCTTGGGAAGATGTTAAGAATTGATGTGAATGCGACCGGAGCCTATAATATTCCTGCCGGAAACCCTTTCGTTGGAGTTGATGGTGCCGATGAAGTCTGGTCTTACGGTTTGAGGAATGCCTGGAAATTTTCTTTTGACCTTACTACAGGAAACGCCATGATTGCAGACGTGGGACAGGGAGTAATTGAGGAAATCAATAAAATGCCGATTACCACTGCAGGAATTAATTACGGATGGCGATGCTACGAAGGCAACAATACCTACAATACAAGCGGATGCGCTGCTTCGGGTACGATGACATTCCCAATTGCTGTCTATGATCATTCCGGAGGTAAATGCTCTATTACCGGAGGTTATGTGTACAGAGGTACACTTTCACCAGGTCTTCAGGGAAAATATTTCTTCGCAGATTACTGTTCTGAGCAAATCGGAATTTTAGACAGCAGCAACGCAATTACCTGGAGCACAGCATTTAGCGGAAATAATTTTTCAACGTTCGGCGAAGATGTACAAAAAGAATTATATGTTGCAGCCGTTAATAATGGGAAGATTTACAAAATAACAACTTCTACTCTAGGAACGCAGGAGAATCAATTAACTGAAGTCAGAATTTATCCAAACCCGGCATCGGAAAGGGTTTTCATCGAAGGTTTAAGATATACAGACGCAACAATAGGATTGATAAGCACAGAAGGAAAAATAGTTTTAGATGCAATAAAACTGGATAGTGAAAACAGCTTAGATATTACCAGTATTCCTGCCGGAGTCTATTATCTCAATATAAAATCAGGAGATTTAAAGGCGTACAGCCAGAAATTAATAATTAAATAG
- a CDS encoding thiopeptide-type bacteriocin biosynthesis protein, translating into MKGKYTPGSEWIYLKFYMSISFADEILTNYIFKIIKHAEKENQIEKFFFIRYSDPYYHIRLRIKLKNQDSISLILNLFQARLKKYLENDIIWKIQMDTYEQEIERYHAKLIDVTESLFCIDSEYCIKILKIINEHEIEDYKWKISLKSIDSYLSLFFGNNLEEKLKSISTISDSFKHEFGYNKNNSKVLNELYRDKRKFVEEIIDESELLLNNDPIIRKIITLSKKRDSELKKVVGTLKDICLKEKINFEDYIFSYIHMNINRIIPTNNRAHELLLYDYVRRFYESKIAKNKYIALTHKN; encoded by the coding sequence ATGAAAGGAAAGTACACTCCTGGTTCAGAATGGATATATCTAAAGTTTTATATGAGTATATCATTTGCAGATGAGATCCTAACAAATTATATATTTAAGATTATTAAACATGCTGAAAAAGAAAATCAGATAGAAAAATTCTTTTTTATTAGGTATTCTGATCCTTATTATCATATTAGGTTAAGAATCAAACTTAAAAATCAAGATTCAATAAGTCTTATTTTGAATTTATTTCAGGCTAGATTAAAAAAATATCTCGAAAATGATATTATTTGGAAAATTCAAATGGATACATACGAACAAGAGATCGAACGATATCATGCAAAATTGATTGATGTTACAGAATCATTATTCTGTATAGATAGTGAATATTGTATAAAGATCTTAAAGATAATTAATGAACACGAAATAGAAGATTATAAATGGAAAATTTCGTTGAAAAGCATAGACTCTTATCTAAGTCTTTTTTTTGGCAATAATCTTGAAGAAAAGCTGAAAAGTATAAGTACAATAAGTGACTCTTTTAAACATGAGTTTGGATACAATAAAAACAATTCAAAAGTGCTTAATGAATTATATAGGGATAAAAGAAAATTTGTAGAAGAAATTATAGATGAATCAGAGTTATTACTGAACAATGATCCAATAATTAGAAAAATAATTACTCTTTCAAAGAAGAGAGATTCAGAGTTAAAGAAAGTTGTTGGGACTTTAAAAGATATTTGTCTTAAAGAAAAAATCAATTTTGAGGATTATATTTTTAGTTATATACACATGAATATAAATAGAATAATTCCTACAAATAATAGGGCGCATGAATTATTATTATATGATTATGTCAGACGCTTTTATGAAAGTAAAATCGCTAAAAATAAATATATAGCATTAACACATAAAAATTAG
- a CDS encoding lantibiotic dehydratase family protein: protein MNEKYINFNKFLLRTPALGFNIDEISKVKFEDNLLFKEAIFISSIELYYEMEKFFENRVTNEKEKEKIFSSLFKYWRRMRTRTTPYGLFSAVTAGSITSEESTEIIFNNQLIRFTRLDMEVICSIIEKLEKIVKYEIFYFPNDTLYNVHNEARYYEAKFSESKYFKYSISSVHNTSTLKKILKYSQKGAKIENIVSFVTKIENGVSDQDAEDFILELIDSKILISEITPAITNGDPLNCLISILIQRNVQSDIVSPLINIKNIIENYNSINPESSYKLVIDILDGFGNNYSKKNIFQIDLYKGAGISNLNKEICDDILSAVLFLTKLDHGGNKNENLELFKKVFTEKFNEREVDFLFVCDADVGIGYPVSYNGEPYLNDLIKGLRLPSKTTQGDDGLNLNSKQKLLFEKILETVRLGENEIILTDKDFENKNLHDLYPTFYCSFEIVGKEDDQHILKLNSAGGNSGANLLARFSHMSADIDDFTREIAKKEQELTSLPILEMVHIPNPRIGNVIIRPQMRDYELTILTNSSLPDKKSIPVSDLTISIINDKIIIKSKTLNSEVKIAHTNALNHSMSNIPAFGLLCDIQNDNENLLGVSLTPSNSFKYIPRVKYKNVILSPATWFFKKEEIENNISKDNLESIGIWREKYKIPQFVIFCEADNELFIDFLDENSIMSLFEIIKKNNFITLKEFLFDSNCSVARDLENNVYKNEFIVSFFKNEL, encoded by the coding sequence ATGAACGAGAAATATATAAATTTCAATAAATTTCTATTAAGAACTCCAGCTTTAGGATTTAATATAGATGAGATAAGTAAAGTGAAATTTGAAGATAATTTACTTTTCAAAGAAGCTATATTTATTAGTTCTATTGAATTATATTATGAGATGGAAAAATTCTTTGAAAATCGTGTGACGAATGAAAAAGAAAAAGAAAAAATATTTAGTTCTTTATTTAAATATTGGAGAAGGATGAGAACAAGAACAACTCCATATGGATTGTTTTCTGCCGTTACTGCAGGTTCCATAACATCAGAAGAATCTACAGAGATTATTTTTAATAATCAACTTATTAGATTTACCAGACTGGACATGGAGGTTATTTGTTCTATTATAGAAAAGTTAGAAAAAATCGTAAAATATGAAATTTTTTATTTTCCCAATGATACTCTATATAATGTCCATAATGAAGCAAGATATTATGAAGCAAAGTTTAGTGAAAGCAAATATTTTAAGTATTCAATCTCATCAGTTCATAATACATCTACATTAAAAAAAATTCTAAAGTATTCACAAAAAGGAGCCAAAATTGAGAATATAGTTTCATTTGTAACAAAAATAGAAAATGGAGTGTCTGATCAGGATGCAGAAGATTTTATTTTGGAGTTGATAGATTCTAAGATTCTTATTAGCGAAATTACACCTGCTATTACAAATGGAGATCCATTAAATTGTTTAATTAGTATCTTAATTCAAAGAAATGTACAATCCGATATTGTCTCTCCATTAATTAATATAAAAAATATAATTGAGAATTATAATTCTATAAATCCAGAAAGCAGCTATAAATTGGTGATTGATATACTTGATGGGTTTGGAAACAATTATAGTAAGAAAAATATTTTTCAGATTGATTTATATAAAGGAGCTGGTATTTCTAATCTGAATAAAGAAATATGCGATGATATATTATCTGCAGTTTTATTCTTAACCAAATTGGATCATGGTGGTAATAAAAATGAAAATTTAGAATTATTTAAAAAAGTTTTTACTGAAAAATTTAACGAAAGAGAGGTTGATTTTCTTTTCGTCTGCGATGCAGATGTTGGCATCGGTTATCCGGTAAGTTATAACGGGGAGCCATATTTGAATGATCTGATTAAAGGATTAAGATTACCTTCGAAAACTACCCAAGGTGACGATGGTCTGAATCTGAATAGTAAACAAAAGCTGCTATTTGAAAAAATATTAGAAACAGTAAGACTTGGTGAAAACGAAATAATATTGACTGATAAAGACTTTGAAAATAAAAACTTACATGATTTATACCCTACATTTTATTGTAGTTTTGAAATCGTTGGTAAAGAAGACGATCAACATATTTTAAAATTAAATTCTGCAGGAGGAAATTCTGGTGCAAACTTGCTGGCGAGATTTTCTCACATGAGTGCCGATATAGATGATTTCACTAGAGAAATTGCTAAAAAAGAACAAGAGCTAACGTCCTTGCCTATACTAGAAATGGTACATATTCCTAATCCGAGAATAGGAAATGTAATTATAAGGCCCCAAATGAGAGATTATGAGCTGACGATTCTTACCAATTCTTCTTTACCAGATAAGAAAAGTATACCGGTTTCTGATTTAACAATATCAATTATTAATGATAAAATTATTATAAAATCTAAAACACTCAATAGTGAAGTAAAGATTGCGCACACAAATGCTTTAAATCATTCTATGTCTAATATTCCTGCCTTTGGACTATTATGTGATATACAAAATGATAATGAAAATTTATTAGGAGTATCACTTACCCCAAGTAATAGTTTTAAATATATTCCTAGAGTTAAATACAAAAATGTTATCCTAAGTCCTGCAACTTGGTTCTTTAAAAAAGAAGAAATTGAAAATAATATTTCTAAGGATAATCTGGAGAGTATTGGTATTTGGAGAGAAAAATATAAAATACCACAATTTGTTATCTTTTGTGAAGCGGATAATGAATTGTTTATAGATTTCTTAGATGAAAATAGTATCATGTCACTATTTGAAATAATTAAAAAAAATAACTTTATAACTTTAAAAGAATTTTTATTTGATTCAAATTGTTCTGTAGCAAGAGATTTAGAGAATAATGTTTATAAAAATGAATTTATAGTTTCTTTTTTTAAAAATGAATTATGA
- a CDS encoding lanthionine synthetase LanC family protein yields MYEDILTEITDLLEDNRDLLQNDYGLLSGLTGKAILMHEYRKLYPKNDIDNEIYIEDIFNSIENYDSISTYCAGVSGACLGIGYLNFSNFGEDGRFDFISDEVEEFIDLDYLSYIKDDNIDFLHGATGIAFYYVERLKEDEEKYKHHIETLLSHLDETGIWENSMLRWKESTNISLSHGMASIVILLCNLLRQNIDFNVDILRILKGAVNYILSQEIDYSKYGSFFPNKSNSEEIRSRLAWCYGDLGVALCLLNASEILNDDLLKKKALLIINCASTRRNLEENFIVDASLCHGASGIAMFFYSLYLKMKDDNYLDTAKYWLDKTIELYREEKIFYLVNQNRYDNERLSLLEGKIGIALAILSIHNNIRSEWQKFLLI; encoded by the coding sequence ATGTATGAAGATATATTAACGGAAATAACTGATCTTTTAGAAGATAACCGAGATTTACTACAAAATGATTATGGACTTTTATCGGGATTAACGGGGAAAGCAATATTAATGCATGAGTATAGAAAGCTTTATCCCAAGAATGATATTGATAATGAAATTTATATAGAGGATATTTTCAATTCTATTGAAAATTATGATTCTATTTCTACTTATTGTGCAGGGGTATCTGGAGCATGTCTTGGAATTGGTTATTTGAATTTCAGTAATTTTGGAGAAGATGGCAGGTTTGATTTTATTTCAGATGAAGTTGAAGAATTTATAGACTTAGATTACTTAAGCTATATAAAAGACGATAATATTGATTTTTTACATGGAGCAACAGGAATAGCTTTTTATTATGTGGAAAGATTAAAAGAAGATGAAGAAAAGTATAAACATCATATTGAAACATTACTATCTCATCTAGACGAGACAGGTATTTGGGAAAATAGTATGCTAAGATGGAAAGAAAGTACAAATATTTCATTATCCCACGGTATGGCAAGTATTGTTATTTTATTATGCAATCTGCTGAGGCAAAATATTGATTTTAATGTAGATATTTTGCGTATTCTAAAAGGAGCTGTAAATTATATTTTATCACAGGAAATAGATTATTCTAAGTATGGATCATTTTTTCCCAATAAGTCAAATTCTGAAGAAATTAGAAGCAGACTAGCTTGGTGCTACGGTGATCTTGGTGTTGCTCTATGTTTATTGAATGCTTCAGAAATATTAAATGATGATTTACTTAAGAAAAAAGCATTACTAATAATAAATTGTGCATCTACTAGAAGAAATTTAGAAGAAAATTTTATAGTGGATGCTAGTCTATGTCATGGAGCCTCGGGAATTGCAATGTTTTTTTATAGTTTATATCTTAAGATGAAAGATGATAATTATTTGGACACTGCAAAGTATTGGCTCGATAAAACAATAGAATTATATAGGGAAGAAAAAATATTTTATTTAGTAAATCAAAACCGATATGATAATGAGAGGCTAAGCTTATTGGAAGGGAAAATAGGTATTGCATTGGCAATTTTATCTATTCATAATAATATACGGTCTGAATGGCAAAAATTTTTACTGATTTAA
- a CDS encoding glycosyltransferase family protein, with amino-acid sequence MNRRLLLILIYLYALFFSVLKTLRFPNDWSEAHWMLDYRFGFIKRGLAGEIFGLLFAKTELSIVILSAVILFLLYTVLVLIAVRKTDILKQGITYDFMFYVLFFLSQYIVFSAHLIGYLDHLIFLMTFLVIFLIRKKMIFLSSIFVTIAVLIHEISFFLMLPICFFTLILMEFKNYDQILKNVLVTRICKRSVLFLLLPLVATVTVSIYQEMYGMSYYEKIVCYLKSIAFINDAPAHTVASAYTEKFSYYLKMESPHFFQRIFVSTCSLLYGIPILFMGFLMYKKFKKINLYLLMSLGVCVLIPQLLHAIAWDTYRIWSFPFMILFLGYWVLSSENKSDTSSSKVSLWMLFIFILCLILVSMFANPLFDGEIERFSLFLKFLILVPFITLILWYLKKPQKKFEANI; translated from the coding sequence ATGAACCGAAGGCTTCTTCTTATCTTAATTTATCTGTATGCATTATTTTTTAGTGTTTTAAAAACATTAAGATTCCCAAACGACTGGTCAGAAGCACATTGGATGCTTGATTACCGGTTCGGATTTATAAAAAGAGGTTTGGCGGGAGAAATTTTCGGGCTGTTATTTGCCAAAACAGAATTAAGTATTGTCATTCTTTCTGCAGTTATTTTATTCTTGTTATATACCGTTTTGGTTTTGATTGCTGTCAGGAAAACCGATATTTTAAAGCAGGGAATCACGTATGATTTTATGTTTTATGTATTATTTTTTCTGTCTCAATATATTGTTTTTTCAGCACATTTGATTGGTTATCTTGATCATCTGATTTTTCTAATGACTTTTTTAGTGATTTTTTTAATAAGAAAGAAAATGATTTTTCTTTCGTCTATTTTTGTAACAATTGCTGTACTGATTCATGAAATCTCTTTTTTTCTGATGTTGCCCATTTGCTTTTTTACTCTCATTTTGATGGAATTTAAAAATTATGATCAAATCTTGAAAAACGTTTTGGTGACCAGAATTTGTAAAAGATCCGTTCTGTTTTTGCTGCTTCCACTTGTTGCAACTGTAACGGTATCTATTTATCAAGAGATGTACGGAATGTCATACTACGAAAAAATAGTGTGTTACCTGAAAAGTATTGCGTTTATCAATGATGCTCCGGCTCATACTGTTGCATCTGCATATACAGAAAAATTCAGTTATTATTTGAAAATGGAAAGTCCTCATTTTTTTCAGCGGATCTTTGTTTCTACATGTTCTTTATTGTATGGTATACCGATATTATTTATGGGATTTTTGATGTATAAAAAGTTTAAAAAAATTAATTTATACTTGTTGATGTCTTTAGGTGTCTGTGTTTTAATACCCCAGCTTCTCCATGCAATTGCCTGGGATACTTATAGAATATGGTCTTTTCCTTTTATGATTTTATTTCTTGGTTATTGGGTTTTAAGTTCTGAAAATAAAAGTGACACATCTTCTTCTAAAGTTTCATTATGGATGTTGTTTATCTTTATTCTGTGTCTTATTTTAGTATCAATGTTCGCAAACCCTCTGTTTGATGGTGAGATTGAGAGGTTTTCTCTTTTTTTGAAATTTTTAATTTTAGTACCTTTTATTACGTTGATTTTATGGTATTTAAAAAAGCCTCAAAAAAAATTTGAGGCAAATATTTAA